A genome region from Gardnerella vaginalis includes the following:
- a CDS encoding L,D-transpeptidase, whose amino-acid sequence MSELEHNNPDVFKSENIDHIANNIDVNSVDNDNIDNNNINQTAVLKNRHKSNKSALVLLYSLVIFVILIVCAFLGTQAYFHDRVAPGVHFAGSNQIVGAQLAAVSKNVDNAVDNTKIEIKDDRGKTINANFEDLYVKVDKSATVKNIMRSKHDNAFTMLMPWVQKNVALQATRNDMDMDAYIIKKFVNDKDRAMPYTAKYDSGSESYVVEDGVPGRTVITLPVREAVKKSLENPGKTVKVTIESRRIEAPIKRDVAKKTVDQLNNILTKKITLSNGDSKDFTIPRSAIASWIKVNADEQRKQISFTVDREAVNTWLSKELAKNLNQQKIDQEDTYNKKGQFIMTTLKGVNGIEVRYSKDVANKVVDAIEKGTDAKITVPTNVVKFAVEKKIVEMRIVVDKTTQTVSVYKDDQLIRTMPVCTGSNGYYETPNGTFHIYLRYDVQAMQGFNRDGSRYYLPGITWVSYFNGGISFHTARWNDVGIAQGYPAKHGSHGCINMYEQDSKWVYDNCPRGTIVQVVGEQPDGPVRQ is encoded by the coding sequence ATGTCCGAGTTAGAACATAATAATCCAGACGTTTTTAAGTCTGAAAATATTGATCATATTGCTAATAATATAGACGTAAACAGTGTAGATAATGACAATATTGACAATAACAATATAAATCAGACTGCTGTTTTAAAGAATCGTCATAAGTCGAACAAGTCTGCACTGGTTCTTTTATATTCTTTGGTTATATTCGTTATACTCATAGTTTGCGCTTTTCTTGGCACACAAGCGTATTTCCATGATCGTGTTGCTCCTGGTGTACATTTTGCTGGAAGTAATCAAATTGTTGGCGCTCAGTTGGCAGCGGTTTCTAAAAATGTAGATAATGCTGTTGATAACACCAAAATAGAAATTAAAGATGATCGCGGTAAAACAATCAACGCGAATTTTGAAGACTTGTATGTCAAAGTAGATAAGAGCGCAACGGTTAAAAATATAATGCGATCTAAGCACGATAACGCGTTTACAATGCTTATGCCTTGGGTTCAGAAGAATGTCGCTTTGCAAGCAACGCGAAACGACATGGATATGGATGCGTATATCATCAAGAAATTTGTTAACGATAAAGATCGTGCAATGCCTTATACGGCAAAATACGATTCTGGTTCTGAATCTTATGTAGTGGAAGATGGTGTTCCAGGTCGTACAGTAATAACATTGCCTGTTCGTGAGGCTGTTAAAAAATCGCTTGAAAATCCTGGTAAAACAGTAAAAGTTACTATTGAGTCTCGTAGGATTGAAGCACCGATTAAACGTGATGTTGCTAAGAAAACTGTGGATCAGCTTAATAATATTCTTACCAAGAAAATCACTTTAAGTAATGGCGATTCAAAAGATTTCACGATACCTAGATCTGCAATCGCCTCTTGGATTAAGGTTAATGCTGATGAACAGAGAAAGCAGATTTCGTTTACTGTAGATAGGGAAGCAGTAAATACTTGGCTTTCAAAAGAGCTTGCTAAGAATCTAAACCAGCAGAAAATAGATCAGGAAGACACTTATAATAAGAAGGGTCAGTTCATAATGACCACTCTTAAAGGTGTTAATGGCATAGAGGTTCGCTATTCAAAGGATGTAGCAAACAAGGTTGTGGATGCTATCGAAAAGGGTACAGACGCAAAGATTACGGTTCCAACAAATGTAGTAAAGTTTGCTGTTGAAAAGAAGATTGTTGAAATGCGTATTGTGGTTGATAAAACCACGCAGACAGTAAGCGTTTACAAAGATGATCAATTAATACGAACAATGCCAGTTTGCACGGGTTCCAATGGATATTACGAGACGCCAAATGGAACATTCCACATTTACTTACGTTATGACGTTCAAGCTATGCAAGGATTTAATAGGGATGGTTCTAGATACTATTTGCCTGGAATTACTTGGGTTAGCTACTTTAACGGTGGAATTTCATTCCATACAGCAAGGTGGAATGATGTTGGTATAGCACAAGGCTACCCAGCAAAGCATGGTTCTCACGGCTGCATTAATATGTACGAGCAGGATTCTAAGTGGGTGTACGACAATTGCCCGCGTGGAACAATCGTACAAGTGGTTGGTGAGCAGCCAGATGGTCCAGTTCGTCAATAA
- a CDS encoding diacylglycerol/lipid kinase family protein — protein MPDMPIQATIALMVIVFALVLAPFIIMIVTRALKKHHLAEKLAERHGDSVHYAFILNPSKPQAEQYRLDIKEYCKSHNFTYEIIDTQLNKDGRECALEALKNGANIVVAVGGDGTVRTVASAVSGTNHAMGIIPIGTGNLFARNMGIPVDDVQAALRVATSHGSKKVDVGRVFILDKPYEDHGHAFLIIAGIGFDALMIDDTNPALKKNISWLAYFVAGVKHLFAPKYRGDVTFIRENGTNHTARGISFRTLMAGNCGQIPMLSLMPEAVYDDGILDFEIIDTSGGLIGWANLFGDVVHQTVTGKAQQSPLSTNSKIDQSQGVEAKVKLERPAPVQVDGDILGYTKHLRFSVDKQALCVRVPESLQSSLTQDNSNLS, from the coding sequence ATGCCAGATATGCCAATTCAAGCGACGATTGCGTTAATGGTGATTGTTTTTGCGCTAGTACTTGCGCCATTCATCATTATGATAGTTACGCGCGCCCTGAAAAAGCATCATTTAGCCGAAAAACTCGCAGAGCGACACGGAGATAGTGTACACTACGCTTTCATACTAAACCCGTCGAAGCCTCAAGCAGAACAATATAGGCTTGACATCAAAGAATATTGTAAATCACACAATTTCACGTACGAAATAATAGACACTCAACTAAATAAAGACGGGCGAGAATGCGCACTCGAAGCCTTAAAAAACGGCGCAAATATTGTTGTGGCAGTTGGTGGAGATGGCACTGTTAGAACGGTTGCGAGCGCGGTTTCTGGCACGAACCACGCTATGGGAATAATTCCAATTGGCACAGGGAACTTGTTTGCACGCAACATGGGCATTCCAGTAGATGATGTTCAAGCAGCACTAAGAGTTGCAACAAGTCACGGATCTAAAAAAGTTGACGTTGGGCGTGTTTTTATACTCGACAAACCGTATGAAGACCATGGTCACGCATTTTTGATTATTGCAGGAATTGGATTCGACGCTCTTATGATAGACGACACTAATCCAGCATTAAAAAAGAACATAAGTTGGTTAGCCTACTTTGTTGCAGGAGTTAAACACTTATTTGCGCCAAAATATCGAGGAGATGTGACTTTTATTAGAGAAAACGGTACAAATCACACAGCAAGAGGAATATCATTCCGCACACTTATGGCTGGTAATTGTGGACAAATACCAATGCTTTCTTTAATGCCAGAAGCCGTTTACGATGATGGAATATTAGACTTCGAAATTATTGACACATCTGGCGGATTAATTGGATGGGCTAACCTATTTGGAGATGTTGTACACCAAACTGTTACAGGAAAAGCACAGCAAAGTCCGCTTTCTACAAACTCTAAAATAGACCAATCGCAAGGTGTTGAAGCAAAAGTCAAGCTAGAACGACCTGCTCCTGTGCAAGTTGATGGAGATATTTTGGGCTACACAAAACACTTGCGTTTTAGTGTAGATAAACAGGCTCTATGCGTGCGAGTTCCAGAAAGTTTGCAATCTTCTTTGACTCAAGATAACTCTAACTTATCTTAA
- the pgm gene encoding phosphoglucomutase (alpha-D-glucose-1,6-bisphosphate-dependent) gives MVAKNAGMPATPEDLVDVDALIGAYYDEVPNSNIPEQRVIFGTSGHRGSALKTSFNEAHIVAITQAIAEYRKKAGVTGPLYIGRDTHALSEPAQKTAIEVLVANGVHVRVDSRGDFVPTPVVSQAILTHNRAADGTQRFSGDGLADGIVVTPSHNPPTDGGFKYDPVTGGPAPADVTNAIANRANELLDNYKSVKRVPFEEAIKSDLVEGFDYREHYVSDLANVIDFDVIRSSGVRLGIDPLGGASVNYWPLMNEKYGLNIGVVRPEVDPTWRFMTIDHDGKIRMDPSSPYAMKGLVDQLNAGAWDKYDLVGGTDPDADRHGIVCPNWGVMNPNHYIAVCVEYLFGGARPDWPKNTAIGKTLVSSSLIDRVAASINAKLVEVPVGFKWFVDPLFSGEVAFGGEESSGMSFLRKDGRVWTTDKDGLIPDLLAAEITAKTGKNPAQLHQDQVARFGESWYKRVDTPTTLEQKQKFAALSGDDVEATKLAGEDITAKLTEAPGNGAKIGGLKVTTKNNWFAARPSGTENIYKVYAESFVSPEALDKVLEEATAVVDKALA, from the coding sequence ATGGTAGCAAAAAATGCGGGAATGCCCGCCACCCCAGAAGATCTAGTAGACGTCGACGCTTTAATTGGCGCTTACTACGATGAAGTTCCAAATTCCAATATTCCAGAACAGCGCGTGATTTTCGGCACATCCGGTCACCGTGGTTCTGCTTTAAAGACTTCGTTTAACGAAGCTCATATTGTGGCTATTACTCAAGCTATTGCTGAATATCGCAAGAAGGCTGGCGTAACTGGTCCTCTTTATATTGGTCGCGATACGCACGCTCTTTCTGAGCCTGCTCAAAAAACCGCTATCGAGGTTTTGGTTGCTAATGGAGTTCACGTTCGCGTGGATTCTCGCGGAGATTTCGTGCCAACTCCTGTTGTTTCTCAGGCTATTTTGACGCATAATCGCGCAGCCGATGGCACTCAGCGTTTTAGTGGAGACGGCTTGGCTGACGGCATCGTCGTCACACCTTCGCACAATCCTCCAACCGACGGTGGTTTTAAGTACGATCCTGTAACAGGCGGCCCAGCCCCTGCAGATGTAACTAACGCAATTGCAAACCGCGCAAACGAATTGCTCGATAACTACAAGTCCGTTAAGCGCGTGCCTTTCGAGGAAGCGATCAAGTCTGATTTGGTTGAAGGCTTCGATTACCGCGAGCACTACGTTAGCGATTTGGCTAATGTAATCGATTTCGATGTGATTCGCTCTAGCGGCGTGCGTTTGGGAATTGACCCACTCGGTGGCGCAAGCGTAAACTACTGGCCACTTATGAACGAAAAGTATGGTTTAAACATTGGCGTTGTGCGTCCAGAAGTTGACCCAACTTGGCGATTCATGACTATTGACCACGATGGCAAGATTCGTATGGATCCAAGCTCCCCTTACGCAATGAAGGGCTTAGTCGATCAGCTTAACGCTGGCGCTTGGGATAAGTACGATTTGGTTGGCGGCACCGATCCAGATGCTGACCGCCACGGTATTGTGTGCCCAAACTGGGGCGTTATGAACCCGAACCACTACATTGCAGTGTGCGTGGAATACTTGTTCGGCGGCGCTCGCCCAGATTGGCCAAAGAATACTGCTATCGGCAAGACTCTTGTGTCTTCTTCCTTGATTGACCGCGTAGCTGCTTCTATTAACGCTAAGCTTGTGGAAGTTCCTGTTGGCTTCAAGTGGTTCGTTGACCCACTCTTTAGTGGCGAAGTTGCTTTCGGCGGCGAGGAAAGCTCTGGCATGAGCTTCTTGCGCAAAGATGGTCGCGTGTGGACCACCGATAAGGATGGTTTGATTCCTGATTTGCTCGCTGCGGAAATTACTGCAAAAACTGGTAAGAACCCTGCTCAGCTTCACCAAGATCAGGTTGCTCGCTTTGGCGAAAGCTGGTACAAGCGCGTAGATACTCCAACCACTCTTGAGCAAAAGCAGAAGTTTGCAGCTTTGAGCGGCGACGACGTTGAAGCAACTAAGCTTGCAGGTGAAGATATTACCGCAAAGCTCACTGAGGCTCCTGGAAACGGCGCAAAAATTGGCGGCTTGAAGGTGACGACTAAGAACAACTGGTTCGCCGCTCGCCCATCTGGCACCGAGAATATTTACAAGGTTTACGCTGAGTCCTTCGTTTCTCCAGAAGCACTTGACAAGGTGCTTGAAGAAGCTACTGCCGTAGTAGATAAGGCTTTAGCGTAA
- a CDS encoding ribonuclease H family protein, translating into MRWLQSAAGAFLKGFVMIVVSTDGSALGNPNGSMGWAWADHTDEAGSTHEHQHAGNADAGGATNGTNQIGELCAVLEALRAHPGSEDLTIETDSQYAINCSTTWIHGWKKNGWKNSKKEPVKNADLIRAIDSEITKREGSVKFIWVKGHAGNAGNEKVDELARTYAEDCRSRLKDGYLPLEGWKSLISSTYADGVDVPEDAKMLLDGKISDAEYHIGRCVGKDINPDFKGDSHRETKRETSDDNAIKYDDNSVASDSTTRNSNTQDESKASNESRKNTQSQNKQSQNKTEQKYQVVPGLSVSGTLQFTPAPNTSPSFNGQPRYILGNIQVSGYVQPDGTLKLDPTEFYIQTKAANKTE; encoded by the coding sequence CTGCGCTGGTTGCAATCTGCAGCCGGCGCATTTTTGAAAGGTTTTGTGATGATTGTTGTTTCTACCGATGGTTCAGCACTTGGAAATCCAAATGGATCAATGGGTTGGGCTTGGGCAGACCACACTGATGAAGCGGGAAGCACGCACGAGCATCAACATGCAGGAAACGCTGATGCAGGCGGAGCCACAAACGGCACAAATCAAATCGGTGAGTTATGCGCAGTACTCGAAGCGTTGAGAGCACATCCTGGCAGCGAGGATCTTACAATAGAAACTGATTCGCAATACGCTATAAACTGCTCAACCACATGGATTCACGGGTGGAAGAAGAACGGTTGGAAGAACTCCAAAAAAGAGCCTGTTAAAAACGCAGATTTGATTCGCGCAATCGATTCGGAGATTACTAAACGCGAAGGCTCTGTTAAGTTCATATGGGTTAAGGGACACGCTGGAAACGCAGGAAACGAGAAAGTTGATGAGCTGGCTAGAACTTATGCTGAAGATTGTCGCAGCAGATTGAAGGATGGATACCTGCCATTAGAAGGATGGAAATCGTTGATTTCTTCTACATATGCAGACGGTGTTGATGTACCAGAAGACGCAAAAATGCTGTTAGACGGAAAGATTTCTGATGCAGAATATCACATAGGAAGATGCGTTGGTAAGGATATTAATCCTGATTTTAAAGGCGATTCGCATCGTGAAACAAAACGTGAAACATCCGATGATAATGCCATCAAATACGACGATAACAGCGTTGCTAGCGACTCAACTACGCGTAACAGTAATACACAGGATGAATCGAAAGCCTCCAATGAGTCACGTAAAAATACGCAATCTCAAAATAAACAATCTCAAAATAAAACAGAACAAAAATATCAAGTAGTGCCAGGATTAAGCGTATCTGGAACATTACAATTCACACCTGCTCCAAACACAAGCCCAAGCTTTAATGGTCAACCACGTTACATATTAGGAAACATACAGGTAAGCGGATATGTTCAGCCAGACGGCACTCTTAAACTAGATCCAACCGAATTTTATATTCAAACAAAAGCTGCAAACAAAACAGAATAA
- the rpiA gene encoding ribose-5-phosphate isomerase RpiA yields the protein MDKAQQDALKKAAGIEAAKIVKNGMMVGLGTGSTVRFLVDELGRRVKEEGLSFTGVTTSRRTQEQAEGYGIKILDINDVDHIDVTIDGSDEVDKNFNGIKGGGAALLWEKIVAINSDKIVWIVDASKVVDTIGKFPLPVEVIPFGSAQVIRKFEKRGYKPVLRLDADGKEVRTDENNFVVDLHLERIDHPQELAKDLIETVGVVEHGLFLNMVDTVIVGDPNGPRTLTNPNK from the coding sequence ATGGATAAAGCACAGCAAGATGCTCTTAAGAAGGCAGCTGGCATTGAGGCAGCAAAGATTGTAAAAAATGGCATGATGGTTGGACTTGGAACTGGGTCTACTGTTCGTTTTCTTGTAGATGAACTCGGTCGCAGAGTAAAAGAAGAAGGCTTGAGCTTCACTGGTGTCACAACTTCTCGCCGCACTCAGGAACAAGCAGAAGGCTACGGAATTAAGATTCTCGACATTAACGATGTGGATCATATTGACGTTACGATTGATGGTTCTGACGAAGTAGATAAGAACTTTAACGGTATTAAGGGCGGCGGCGCAGCATTGCTCTGGGAGAAGATTGTTGCAATTAACTCCGATAAAATCGTTTGGATTGTGGACGCCAGCAAGGTTGTAGATACAATCGGCAAGTTCCCACTTCCTGTTGAGGTAATTCCATTCGGATCCGCACAAGTGATTCGCAAGTTTGAAAAGCGCGGATACAAGCCAGTTTTGCGTCTTGACGCTGATGGCAAGGAAGTGCGTACAGACGAAAATAACTTCGTTGTTGACTTGCACTTGGAGCGCATTGACCACCCACAAGAGCTTGCTAAAGATTTGATTGAAACAGTTGGCGTTGTAGAACACGGATTGTTCTTAAACATGGTCGATACTGTGATTGTTGGCGATCCAAATGGACCTCGCACACTCACAAACCCAAATAAGTAA
- a CDS encoding 30S ribosomal protein bS22, with translation MGSVIKKRRKRMSKKKHRKLLRKTRHQRK, from the coding sequence ATGGGTTCTGTCATCAAGAAGCGCCGCAAGCGGATGAGCAAGAAGAAGCACCGCAAACTGCTGCGTAAGACTCGTCATCAGCGTAAGTAG
- the radA gene encoding DNA repair protein RadA: MAAKSTTYYLCSECGWSGSKWYGRCPECGEWGTLSEFHEPKATSGVSRASTRSRNAKNNISTITNLDSSVDAQPISEITADNGMRIHTGFSEFDRVLGGGLVPGSVTLIAGEPGIGKSTLLLETAGKIAKNCNGSAKNTAEYTKNTDESAKNLVLYISGEESKSQVKLRASRINAISQNLLLASTTDLNTALALIEKYKPTLAIVDSAQTIVSSDVEGITGGSTQVREVASALIDVAKTCDIPILLVGHVTKDGSIAGPRTLEHLVDTVCQFEGDSQTALRMLRAVKNRFGPTDEVGCFDMSGDGIEEVPDPSGLFLSSNGNCKNEGTCVTFTLEGHRSIPIEIQALVTDSVLPAPRRAVSGVDTNRIAMLTAVLYRHGGLNLLSKDIYVSTIAGAKAKEPACDLAIVASLASAAKNKAVLPLTCAIGEISLTGQIRPASRMEPRIREAARIGYKRAIVCNMRKKIGIPGIDIIEVENLREALNALGL, from the coding sequence ATGGCTGCAAAATCTACTACTTACTACTTATGCTCCGAATGCGGTTGGAGTGGTTCAAAATGGTATGGTCGCTGTCCAGAATGCGGCGAATGGGGAACATTAAGCGAGTTTCACGAGCCTAAAGCTACAAGCGGAGTTTCACGAGCCTCCACAAGATCTAGAAATGCAAAAAATAACATTTCCACAATAACAAATCTTGATTCTAGCGTAGATGCTCAGCCAATCAGTGAAATTACAGCAGATAATGGCATGCGAATCCACACAGGATTTAGCGAATTTGACCGCGTTTTAGGAGGCGGGCTTGTTCCAGGATCAGTCACGCTTATAGCAGGCGAACCAGGAATCGGAAAATCTACTCTACTTTTAGAAACAGCAGGAAAAATTGCCAAGAATTGCAACGGATCTGCGAAAAACACTGCCGAATACACAAAAAACACTGACGAATCCGCAAAAAACTTAGTACTTTACATTTCTGGCGAAGAATCAAAGTCGCAAGTAAAATTGCGTGCATCACGCATAAATGCTATAAGTCAAAATCTTCTTCTTGCTTCTACAACAGACTTAAACACAGCTTTAGCGCTAATCGAAAAATATAAGCCAACTCTTGCAATTGTTGATTCGGCTCAAACTATTGTTTCTAGCGATGTTGAAGGAATTACAGGAGGCTCCACTCAAGTTCGAGAAGTAGCTAGCGCGCTTATAGACGTTGCTAAAACTTGCGATATTCCAATTCTTCTTGTTGGACACGTTACAAAAGACGGATCGATTGCAGGTCCTCGCACGCTTGAACATCTTGTAGACACTGTTTGCCAATTTGAAGGAGATAGTCAAACCGCATTACGCATGCTTCGCGCTGTTAAAAATCGTTTTGGACCTACAGACGAAGTTGGCTGCTTCGACATGAGTGGCGATGGCATTGAAGAGGTTCCAGATCCTTCTGGGCTGTTCCTGTCTTCTAATGGAAATTGTAAAAACGAAGGAACGTGCGTAACTTTTACTTTAGAAGGACACAGAAGCATACCTATTGAAATTCAAGCTCTTGTTACAGATTCGGTTCTACCAGCCCCTAGACGCGCAGTTTCTGGAGTAGACACAAACAGAATTGCCATGCTTACCGCTGTTTTATATAGACATGGCGGATTAAATCTTCTATCTAAAGATATTTACGTTTCTACGATTGCTGGAGCTAAGGCAAAAGAACCTGCTTGCGATTTAGCAATAGTAGCAAGTTTGGCGAGCGCAGCCAAAAATAAGGCAGTTTTACCTTTAACTTGTGCGATTGGTGAGATTAGTCTTACTGGTCAAATTCGCCCAGCTTCTAGAATGGAACCTAGAATTAGAGAAGCAGCTAGGATCGGTTATAAGCGTGCAATCGTGTGTAATATGCGAAAGAAAATTGGCATTCCCGGTATTGACATAATCGAAGTAGAGAATTTAAGAGAAGCTTTGAACGCGCTTGGATTGTAG
- a CDS encoding adenosylhomocysteinase has translation MIDFSEWAAITSQRTNKSLAGARVFIGDNNIQNENAKNSDPNSDVEKFLQSAQSWGIIPTTCKQYADFDATKSYENIEDTMVNAPNLSGKDAIDYAQKHMPVMRTLLNNLKENGLDLKGVRIAVCLVLEPKTAVLLRELHAHGAIVGVFCGPDETDQRVADQLKKEGILVQANRDWTPEQTHEGALKLLDEIQPDIIIDDGASFARLASLERPQIAANLIGVAEETTSGVRAFEAMQKAGRLHYPVIAVNNSALKTDFDNRHGTGETCVTTMQQILGSKCFKNAKVTVVGYGPVGRGFALRIRALGAKVTICDTNPVQSLRAVFDGFEAKNLECAVDTSNMIVSATGVRHTITLQHMQSMQENAILAVIGGIANEIALDEIPDFKPVVGTPQRKIQIPNGPQITLISEGDGTNYTTGGGNPIEIMDFSFAVQVSAVAYLLEHNGENKKNSDKNPLDSGICQLPESSDEQIANIALAERGYSASESNKNNGYRWDLTRFAEEENI, from the coding sequence ATGATTGATTTTAGCGAATGGGCTGCTATCACTTCGCAGAGAACTAACAAATCTCTTGCTGGGGCACGCGTGTTTATTGGAGATAACAATATTCAAAATGAGAATGCTAAAAATAGTGACCCAAATAGTGATGTGGAGAAATTCTTACAGAGCGCGCAATCTTGGGGAATAATTCCTACAACTTGTAAACAATATGCAGATTTTGACGCCACTAAATCTTACGAAAATATAGAAGACACTATGGTTAATGCACCTAATTTAAGCGGAAAAGACGCAATAGATTACGCGCAAAAACATATGCCAGTAATGCGCACGCTACTTAACAACTTGAAAGAAAATGGACTTGATTTAAAAGGCGTTAGAATAGCTGTTTGCCTTGTGTTGGAGCCAAAAACAGCTGTATTGCTTAGAGAATTGCACGCGCACGGAGCGATTGTTGGCGTTTTTTGCGGTCCAGATGAAACTGACCAGCGTGTAGCAGATCAGCTTAAAAAAGAAGGCATTTTAGTACAAGCAAACCGAGATTGGACACCTGAACAAACTCATGAAGGTGCGCTAAAACTCTTAGACGAAATACAACCAGACATAATAATCGACGATGGAGCTAGTTTTGCGCGCCTAGCAAGCCTGGAACGCCCGCAAATCGCAGCTAATCTAATAGGAGTTGCAGAAGAAACAACTAGCGGAGTGCGCGCTTTTGAAGCAATGCAAAAAGCAGGTCGTTTACACTACCCTGTAATCGCAGTAAATAACAGCGCTCTAAAAACCGATTTTGACAATAGACATGGAACTGGCGAAACATGTGTTACTACGATGCAACAAATTCTTGGGAGCAAATGCTTTAAAAACGCTAAAGTAACTGTTGTTGGATATGGACCAGTGGGTCGTGGATTTGCTTTAAGAATACGCGCATTGGGTGCAAAAGTTACGATTTGCGATACAAATCCTGTACAGTCCTTGCGCGCAGTTTTCGACGGTTTTGAAGCTAAAAATCTTGAATGCGCTGTTGATACAAGCAATATGATTGTTTCTGCAACAGGCGTTCGACACACGATTACATTGCAGCATATGCAAAGCATGCAAGAAAACGCGATTTTGGCTGTAATTGGCGGAATCGCAAACGAGATTGCACTAGACGAAATCCCTGATTTTAAGCCAGTTGTTGGAACTCCACAAAGAAAAATACAGATTCCAAATGGTCCGCAAATCACGCTAATAAGTGAAGGAGACGGAACAAATTACACTACTGGTGGCGGAAATCCTATTGAGATTATGGACTTTAGTTTTGCTGTTCAAGTGAGCGCCGTAGCGTATTTGCTAGAGCACAATGGAGAAAACAAGAAAAATAGCGACAAGAATCCTCTTGATTCTGGAATCTGCCAACTACCTGAAAGCTCCGACGAACAAATAGCAAACATAGCGTTAGCAGAACGCGGATATAGTGCTAGCGAATCCAATAAAAATAATGGTTACAGATGGGATTTAACAAGATTTGCCGAAGAAGAAAACATTTAG
- a CDS encoding amidohydrolase family protein, protein MLTDPIRKLAHPTPLSEVTLYSAAMVIPVTGPIIPEGAVAVSNGRVVHVGTRQWVLDILKDEMPDDSYRKMFNNERHWHGLMTPGLINAHTHLQYTNMASVGRGEYRNFRDWEEGFNVVYDKLQEEKQKNPSLTTWKTSAQEGARMMVEAGTTAAADIVTDIEAVGALASQGMHGIAYWEVMGWKNVDWKEEGYAKLLEMLGKMMNNGSVPSIGISPHAPYSLETEPFVDLPDIARQLNMRLHIHLAETPMEAGNHADTLTTYSAPDWNANVWASYSELKAHGMTASAIQFLDQLGSLGPDVHIAHGVWADGEDRRILRQRGVGVALCPRSNRITVTERDAPIRDYMEEGNLLAIGTDSLSSSPSLDVLDDAAKVYDLATAQGYRKDDLSHRIIRMMTLGGASVMGLHVGPHRIGQINAGATADLAFFDIPTDTESPQGIEETLHNFVRHGAGSAKATVISGNLVYNNSAFAQ, encoded by the coding sequence ATGCTTACAGATCCAATACGCAAACTTGCACATCCAACACCACTTAGCGAAGTCACATTATACAGTGCGGCAATGGTTATTCCAGTAACAGGTCCTATTATTCCCGAAGGAGCTGTAGCAGTATCGAATGGGCGAGTTGTACACGTTGGAACGAGACAGTGGGTATTAGACATTCTAAAAGATGAAATGCCAGACGATTCCTATAGGAAGATGTTTAACAACGAACGACATTGGCATGGTCTTATGACACCAGGTCTTATAAACGCCCACACGCATTTGCAATACACGAATATGGCAAGCGTGGGCCGCGGCGAATACCGCAATTTTCGAGACTGGGAAGAAGGATTCAATGTTGTTTATGACAAATTACAAGAAGAAAAACAAAAAAATCCATCGCTAACAACTTGGAAGACTTCTGCACAAGAAGGCGCCAGAATGATGGTGGAAGCTGGCACTACTGCAGCTGCCGACATTGTAACCGATATCGAAGCAGTTGGAGCGCTTGCGAGCCAAGGCATGCACGGCATAGCCTATTGGGAGGTAATGGGCTGGAAAAACGTTGACTGGAAGGAAGAAGGCTACGCTAAGCTGCTCGAAATGCTTGGCAAAATGATGAATAACGGCAGCGTACCGAGTATAGGAATTAGCCCACACGCACCTTACAGTCTAGAAACCGAACCTTTTGTAGATTTGCCAGACATTGCAAGGCAGCTAAACATGCGCTTGCACATACACTTAGCAGAAACACCTATGGAGGCTGGAAATCACGCCGATACACTCACCACGTATTCCGCCCCAGATTGGAATGCTAACGTTTGGGCAAGCTACAGCGAACTTAAAGCACATGGAATGACAGCTTCCGCAATTCAGTTTTTGGATCAACTCGGTTCCCTTGGACCAGACGTACATATTGCGCACGGAGTTTGGGCAGATGGCGAAGACCGCAGAATTTTGCGCCAACGCGGAGTGGGAGTGGCGTTGTGCCCAAGATCCAACCGCATTACTGTTACAGAACGAGACGCGCCAATTCGCGACTACATGGAAGAAGGAAACTTGCTTGCGATTGGTACGGATTCTCTATCTTCTTCCCCATCTCTTGATGTTTTAGACGACGCTGCAAAAGTCTATGATTTAGCAACAGCGCAAGGGTATAGAAAAGATGATTTATCTCACCGAATTATTCGAATGATGACTTTGGGCGGAGCCAGCGTTATGGGTTTGCATGTTGGACCACATAGAATAGGACAGATTAATGCTGGAGCTACAGCAGACCTTGCGTTCTTTGATATTCCAACCGATACAGAATCTCCTCAAGGAATTGAGGAAACTCTTCACAATTTTGTGCGCCATGGTGCAGGTAGTGCAAAAGCAACAGTTATCTCCGGAAATCTTGTATACAATAATAGTGCTTTTGCTCAATAA